The following are encoded together in the Danaus plexippus chromosome 15, MEX_DaPlex, whole genome shotgun sequence genome:
- the LOC116766476 gene encoding uncharacterized protein LOC116766476 isoform X1, with the protein MNNDTASMSNKADNKGKINNIGIESDDEIILRRKRQNVERVRACRERKRALGLQSSSPAELKSQKSDKIDSVSEDSVDIKILHRKQLNAERCRRYRQKRKRLKEGVSSNQGTSDSDGSMGRDSCMQLVGNPEKFENSSNQTHGSDTNSNTPAGVYCRRYRDRLNARRRRAAEDASSFYTLYIKHNGAHNLFENLFENNLFGFSCTVCETLWFENDLKRPPSSCSAILEQICPTVLIQDILVCATCKVSLLAGKIPNLSVYNGFSYPPKPNLPELDLVSERLISPILPFMQIRRLRYVKEQYGICGQVINVPVENNNMVQFLPRNLQDDYCINVHIEKRSMYKSTYLKDLVDKRVLKEWLDYLVNTPLYKHYDIKISQDFLKESSDYEANPDIVLDDFAEPLVICGSSDAEQHTLLWSEEKYLQSAPEGCKSSTSLNFNAHVEELSFPSIYYGQFREFKDGVNYKVYSIATSELRRTDRRGVTPRHLLFLAMKIMRLRLNENINTAFKNIAQGKNITKEQLLSSSHLNGCVESSFTLLKSIPNSVKYWQSRKKDLFAMIRQLGKPTVFLTLSANEISWKSLLKILHKLKHGTDITDSEVDRLHYKAKSTLINEDAVTCVIYFNKLVNVILTILQNKTVSPFGKHYVEHYFKRIEFSQKGTPHAHILLWLNEAPRDAFGADMNSAVQLIDDLISVSRTESSGHIDLVTHHHTSRCYKNNLNQRKCKFNAPTMPSRSTVLLKPLAKSTDDEKHLREKYKNRYQTLHQCLEDNDYDNIDDFYRKNNVTSDEDYYKILSAGIVRPTVFVKRHPNEKWHNFFNPFIFHHLKSNMDIQYITDDDSCAAYVVECIYRLNRGVSDLQQKLLDLLEENPNFDLADMTKHMGVSIFNTIEMSSQEAAWFLLREPMSTSAPKVEFIPTMWPHERHRIRKTEKELEWLPDDDTNIWKENCFEKYENRPAELGNISLIDFVAWYAVKTRKKQNWDTEDDEEIGEELSPEKNVNQQSEKIYHRRKIPRIVRYQQYDMANEILDYKRLMVTLYIPFRNEQRDILAEMQFIKIYDENEQLILTHRAQFEAHVDIYKIIAAYKKICHPNENEEDLHILPLLHQYENPVIEFYNDPDTVTDTMSDLANDSIEVLEKPVKENEIKFPPFPDPTDEDFDEDIQQDERDYYKNKFKDLNTITSMRLHCSACDRHLGCSPRNESRMRRHPMLRTLVCHTCHTFYNSGEFEKGDDGSELYCRWCGQGGQVYCCSACPHVFCAKCIKRNLGAPKIKEIEELDDWKCFKCNNKCLWDLRGICWAVLRYCCLKNRILQQTKDLAMKEAYLKDCSQDNSECCKSKVSKKKEKQESKKKEIETSVKKQTTAIINKIPPTIQVKKFASINLDESTKVEAKKAQKRPASPKNKPIIIKNPLSIPTKVVNQINVSPMPKKIRMPNSTVINPVRFSHERKQSFNTYQRIRPKPPQMPVVYNGYSNCGTFSNDNINLSLENLTQGLDINAVAAIASTSQDNDVVCTPDFPLEPLCEQVTEDTGDDDVQCMTPGPVAAPKVTPVVRQSSSLPDLSPENIIQMTENDVTVNAATGGLKFRVDPQTLSSNKMYRLPDGRIFAINANPSMPCGYSATIVAVKENTSKVAKGTTFAAKLSAVSAQPTPTKVRNPLNRSNMRAARANKNKSSESRICDMHVPVEWYRYNLLDAIDALEYPLSRLNHLKKEATTMYLRTRSVNEMRHLHHTLERALATSITRFREIKDNINKEFKQYVAKKTCGSTSDDDDVEILQEDDDDPIFIDENSMESSMIESQEVDLTAHNDSERNSDKMDYSRNEDSMNAEQDQFLKSIAHMTATMENKTKDVNLNENHSSPMNENVKTNNESENSNENGDIKTQGSQNTTDTNSPSEVNGNDDGMKKEKFDEENLLNEPVITDDSDKRNQDDMSDEMIESLLKDDSGGHSDTQNVQTLDTSDENTLDTCKE; encoded by the exons ATGAACAATGATACAGCTAGTATGTCAAATAAAGCGGACAATAAGGGAAAAATCAACAATATTGGGATAGAATCCGatgatgaaataattttacgcCGTAAGAGACAAAATGTCGAAAGAGTTCGTGCTTGTAGGGAGAGGAAAAGGGCTCTTG gCCTTCAGTCTTCTTCACCAGCCGAATTGAAGTCTCAGAAGTCGGATAAAATTGATTCTGTGTCCGAAGACAGTGTGGACATAAAAATTCTGCATCGAAAGCAACTAAATGCGGAAAGATGTCGCAGGTACCGTCAGAAACGAAAGAGGCTAAAAGAGGGCGTCAGTTCTAACCAAGGTACGAGTGACAGTGACGGGAGTATGGGTCGAGATTCATGCATGCAATTAGTTGGTAATCCAGAGAAATTTGAAAACTCTTCAAATCAGACGCATGGTTCCGACACAAACTCCAACACTCCTGCGGGTGTTTATTGTCGTCGGTACCGAGACAGACTCAATGCACGAAGAAGACGAGCCGCAGAAGATGCGTCATCATTCTATACGTTATATATCAAACATAACGGAGCTCATAATCTGTTCGAAAACTTATTCGAGAATAATCTATTTGGTTTTTCGTGTACTGTTTGTGAAACACTTTGGTTCGAAAATGATTTGAAAAGACCTCCTTCATCATGTAGTGCCATCTTGGAACAAATATGTCCAACTGTCTTAATTCAAGATATTCTCGTATGTGCGACCTGTAAAGTTTCATTACTTGCTGGTAAAATACCGAACTTATCAGTTTACAATGGATTTAGTTATCCACCTAAGCCGAATCTCCCGGAATTAGATTTAGTTTCTGAGCGATTAATATCACCGATATTACCTTTTATGCAGATTCGACGGTTGCGTTACGTCAAAGAACAATACGGAATCTGTGGACAAGTTATCAATGTGCCAGTTGAGAATAATAACATGGTCCAGTTTTTACCTCGTAATTTACAAGAcgattattgtataaatgttCACATCGAAAAACGATCAATGTACAAATCCACTTATTTGAAAGATCTGGTAGATAAGAGGGTTCTTAAAGAATGGCTAGATTATCTTGTGAACACCCCACTATATAAGcactatgatattaaaatcagcCAGGATTTTTTGAAGGAATCTAGCGATTATGAGGCGAATCCAGATATTGTTTTAGATGATTTTGCTGAACCTCTTGTAATTTGCGGTAGTTCAGATGCTGAACAGCATACTCTTTTATGGtcagaagaaaaatatttacaaagtgCACCGGAGGGGTGCAAAAGTTCTACCAGCCTAAACTTTAATGCTCATGTGGAAGAATTATCTTTCCCGTCAATTTACTACGGTCAATTTCGGGAATTTAAAGATggtgttaattataaagtatactCAATTGCAACAAGTGAACTACGGCGCACTGATCGACGGGGCGTTACTCCTCGTCACTTGCTATTTTTAGCTATGAAGATCATGCGACTCCGACTAAATGAAAACATCAATactgcttttaaaaatatcgcCCAGGGCAAAAACATAACGAAAGAACAATTACTATCTTCCAGTCATCTCAATGGATGTGTGGAATCAAGTTTTACTCTTCTCAAATCCATACCAAACTCTGTAAAATATTGGCAAAGTCGGAAAAAAGACCTCTTTGCGATGATCAGGCAACTTGGTAAGCCAACGGTATTTTTAACGTTGAGCGCTAATGAAATATCGTGGAAAtcccttttaaaaatattacataaattgaaACATGGTACGGATATTACCGATTCAGAAGTCGATCGATTGCACTATAAAGCCAAGTCAACCTTAATAAATGAGGATGCCGTTACTTGcgtcatttatttcaataaactgGTGAACGTCATATTGACTattcttcaaaataaaaccgTAAGCCCATTCGGTAAGCATTATGTTGAACATTATTTCAAGAGAATTGAATTTTCTCAAAAAGGAACTCCTCATGCGCATATTTTGCTTTGGCTGAATGAGGCGCCTAGAGATGCTTTTGGGGCAGATATGAATTCTGCTGTTCAACTTATTGATGATTTAATATCAGTATCGAGAACGGAGTCATCAGGGCATATTGATCTCGTCACTCATCATCACACTTctagatgttataaaaataatctaaatcaaaGGAAATGTAAATTCAATGCACCCACAATGCCTAGTCGTTCAACTGTTTTACTTAAGCCTTTAGCTAAATCTACTGATGACGAAAAACATCTTCGTGAAAAGTACAAAAATAGATATCAAACATTACACCAATGTCTTGAAGACAATGACTACGATAATATTGATGatttttatcgtaaaaatAACGTAACATCTGATGaagactattataaaatattgtcggCTGGAATTGTACGGCCAACGGTTTTCGTTAAGCGTCATCCTAATGAAAAATGGCATAACTTTTTCaatccttttatttttcatcatttGAAATCAAACATGGATATTCAATACATAACAGATGATGATTCCTGTGCTGCATACGTTGTCGAGTGTATATACAGATTGAACCGAGGCGTCAGCGATCTTCAACAAAAGCTATTAGATCTTTTGGAAGAAAATCCAAATTTCGATTTAGCTGATATGACAAAACATATGGGtgtcagtatttttaatacaatagaaATGTCCAGTCAAGAAGCAGCATGGTTTCTTCTTAGAGAACCAATGTCTACGTCAGCACCAAAAGTAGAATTCATTCCTACGATGTGGCCTCACGAACGTCATCGTATTAGAAAAACAGAAAAAGAATTAGAATGGCTTCCTGATGACGATACCAATATTTGGAAAGAAAACTGTTTCGAGAAATACGAAAATCGACCTGCAGAATTAGGAAATATTTCGTTAATTGATTTTGTTGCTTGGTATGCAGTCAAAACTaggaaaaaacaaaattgggATACAGAAGATGATGAAGAAATTGGAGAAGAGCTGTCaccagaaaaaaatgttaatcagcagagtgaaaaaatatatcaccgTAGGAAAATCCCGAGGATAGTACGTTATCAACAATACGACATGGCTAATGAAATACTAGACTACAAACGTCTAATGGTGACCTTGTACATTCCATTTCGTAATGAACAAAGGGACATTCTAGCTGAAatgcaatttataaaaatctacgATGAAAatgaacaattaattttgactCATCGTGCGCAATTCGAAGCTCATGtggatatttacaaaattattgcggcgtataaaaaaatatgtcaccCTAATGAAAACGAGGAAGATCTTCATATTTTGCCGCTTTTACATCAATACGAGAATCCAGTTATCGAATTTTACAATGATCCTGATACAG TAACTGACACAATGAGCGATCTCGCCAACGATTCTATTGAAGTGTTGGAGAAGCCggtaaaagaaaatgaaattaagttcCCGCCTTTCCCAG atCCGACGGATGAAGATTTTGATGAAGATATACAACAGGATGAGAgagattattacaaaaataaatttaaag atttaaacacaataaCGTCGATGAGATTGCATTGTTCTGCTTGTGATCGCCATTTAGGATGTTCCCCACGCAATGAGTCTCGTATGAGACGCCATCCAATGTTAAGAACACTAGTCTGCCATACTTGTCATACCTTTTATAATAGCGGAGAGTTTGAGAAGGGTGATGATGGATCTGAACTGTACTGTCGGTGGTGCGGACAAGGTGGCCAGGTCTATTGTTGCTCGGCCTGCCCGCATGTCTTCTGTGCg aaatgtatCAAAAGAAATTTGGGTGCTCCAAAGATAAAGGAAATTGAAGAATTAGATGACTGGAAATGTTTtaagtgtaataataaatgtctttgGGATTTAAGAGGTATTTGCTGGGCTGTGCTGAgatattgttgtttaaaaaatag aATTTTGCAACAAACCAAAGATCTTGCTATGAAAGAAGCATATTTGAAAGATTGTTCTCAAGATAACTCTGAATGTTGTAAAAGTAAAGTTTCTAAGAAAAAGGAAAAACAAGAATCTAAGAAGAAAGAAATAGAAACATCAGTCAAGAAACAAACAACcgcaattataaataaaataccaccAACAATACAG GTCAAAAAATTTGCATCGATAAATTTGGATGAATCAACAAAAGTAGAAGCAAAGAAAGCACAGAAACGACCGGCGAGCCCAAAGAACAAACCGATCATCATAAAAAATCCCTTGTCCATACCAACCAAAGTTGTCAACCAGATAAATGTATCACCGATGCCTAAAAAAATAAGg ATGCCAAATTCTACCGTTATAAATCCAGTGAGATTTAGTCATGAGAGAAAACAGTCGTTTAACACCTATCAAAGGATAAGACCTAAACCACCTCAAATGCCGGTAGTTTACAATGGTTACAGTAATTGTGGTACATTTTCAAATGACAATATAAATCTTTCTTTGGAAAATTTAACACAg GGTCTGGACATTAATGCGGTTGCAGCCATAGCTAGCACCTCCCAGGACAATGATGTAGTCTGCACACCAGATTTTCCTTTAGAGCCATTGTGTGAG caGGTGACTGAAGACACCGGCGATGATGACGTCCAGTGTATGACACCCGGACCTGTGGCGGCGCCCAAGGTCACACCTGTCGTCCGTCAGTCAAGTTCACTGCCGGACCTCTCAcccgaaaatattatacagatGACTGAGAATGACGTCACAGTCAATGCGGCAACAGGCGGACTCAAGTTCAGGGTGGACCCGCAGACGCTATCATCAAACAAAATGTACCGACTCCCCGACGGAAGGATATTCGCCATAAACGCCAACCCTTCAATGCCGTGTGGATATTCAGCTACCATAGTCGctgttaaagaaaatacaagTAAAGTAGCGAAGGGAACCACGTTCGCGGCGAAGCTCAGTGCCGTGTCTGCGCAACCGACACCGACGAAAGTCCGCAATCCCCTGAACCGCAGCAACATGCGGGCCGCCAGGGCCAATAAGAACAAGTCCAGCGAGTCGAGAATATGCGATATGCACGTCCCCGTTGAATGGTACAGATATAATCTTCTGGACGCCATCGATGCTTTGGAATATCCGCTGTCGCGTTTGAACCATTTGAAAAAGGAGGCTACGACCATGTACCTCCGAACCAGATCTGTAAATGAGATGCGTCACCTCCATCACACTCTGGAGAGGGCTCTGGCTACATCCATAACCAGGTTTAGGGAAATCAAAGACAACATCAATAAAGAGTTTAAACAGTACGTCGCCAAGAAGACGTGTGGCAGCACCAGCGACGACGACGACGTAGAAATATTACAAGAGGACGACGATGATCCCATTTTTATCGACGAGAATTCAATGGAGTCCAGTATGATTGAGAGTCAGGAGGTGGATCTGACCGCGCACAATGATAGTGAAAGGAACAGCGACAAAATGGACTACTCGCGTAACGAGGACTCCATGAATGCGGAACAGGATCAGTTCCTCAAATCAATAGCACATATGACAGCCACCATGGAGAATAAAACAAAGGACGTAAATCTTAATGAAAATCACTCGAGTCCTATGAACGAGAATGTTAAGACGAACAACGAGAGTGAAAATTCAAACGAAAACGGGGATATCAAGACACAAGGCAGCCAGAACACGACCGACACAAACAGCCCGAGCGAAGTTAATGGCAATGATGATGgaatgaaaaaagaaaaatttgatgaagaaaacttattaaatgaGCCGGTGATAACCGACGACAGCGACAAGAGGAACCAGGATGATATGAGCGACGAGATGATAGAAAGTCTGCTGAAGGACGACAGCGGGGGTCACAGTGACACACAGAATGTACAGACCCTTGATACATCCGACGAGAATACGTTGGACACGTGTAAAGAATGA